From Buchnera aphidicola (Cinara tujafilina):
TTGGAGGAGCTCGAACTGCGTTATATTCCTGGTTATTTGCACGTAGATTTGGCGGTTCTTTTGTATTGAGAATTGAAGATACAGATTCTGATAGATTAAAAGCTGATGCTATTAGTGATATTATTAATAATTTATCTAGATTAGGTTTAGCATGGGATGAAGGTCCATATTTTCAAAGTAAACGTTTAATGATATACCAAAATGTTATTTCATCAATGTTGAAAAATGGAACCGCTTACAAATGTTATTGTTCTATTGAACGATTAGAAAAATTACGTAAAAATCAAATAAAAAAAAAAAGAAAACCAAAATATGATAAAAAGTGTAGAAAGTTACCATTATTTTATAAAAAATCAAATATTCCATATGTTGTACGTTTTAAAAATCCAGAAACAGGAAGTGTTGAATTTATTGATCTGATTAGAGGAAAGATAAAATTTTTAAATTCAGAGTTAGATGATTTAGTAATTCAACGATCTAATGGTATTCCAACATATAATTTTTGCGTGGTAGTAGATGATTATCACATGGAAATTACTCATGTTATTCGTGGTGAGGATCATATTAATAATACCCCGCGACAAATCAATTTATTAAAAGCATTAAAAAAAGATATTCCTCAGTATGCTCATACACCTATGATATTAGATATTAATGGAAAGAAATTATCTAAAAGAAACAAGAATACTCAGGGAATTACAAAATATTTTCAGGAAGGATATATTCCTGAAGCATTATTGAATTATATTGTACGACTAGGTTGGTCTTGTAAAGATAAAGAAATTTTTACATTAGATGACATGAAAAATTTATTTACTTTTAAATCTGTTAGTAGATCGCCTAGTATTTTAAATAGCAACAAATTATTATGGTTAAATCGATATTATTTATCTCATTTACCAAATAGAACAGTGACTAATTATTTTTTATTATTTATTAAAAAAAAGAATATTTCTTTTTTTTCTGATATAAATTTGAATAATATTATTAAAGATTTTATTGCGCGTCATAGTACTTTTCAAAATTTTTTAGAATCTTATACATATTTTTATAAAGAATTTGATATTTATCAAATTGTAAACATAGAAACATTTTATAATTTAGAAAATATAAAAATATTAACCTTACTTAATCAAAAATTTTCAATAGTATTAGATTGGACTATTAAAGAGTTGTCTAATATAGTAAAATATATATCAATAGATTTACAAGTTGAATATAAAAAAATTGCTATGTTATTACGTATTAGTATTACTGGTATAAATCATACACCTGGTATTATATTGGTAGCATTTCATTTAGGTAAAAATCGTGTTTTATTACGTTTATCTAACATTTTAAAATATTTTAATCAATGTAAAAAGTTTATTTAATAAATAATTTTTATTTTTTATATTTTAAACGATTATTAGATTAATAATTTTTATTAATATTTATTAATTTCATTATGCTAGATTAATGGTTATCCGGCATAATGATTTTATTATATATATATTTATACTTGCATATTTATGATTTCTTGATATGAACTGATTAGTTTTTTTCTTATTTGGATGAATGTTTTAATCCATAATCCTTCCTGATTTAATTCAATACATTCATTTTTATAACTTTGATAATTATTTTTATTTATTTTTTTTGATAGATTATTAAATTTTATTTTTTTTATATTTATCAATGAATTTTTATTTTTTTTATTTTTTTTTTCAGAAGTTGATTAAATATTTTAAAAAATTTATTTTTTACCTTCGGTTTTATAAAATTATTA
This genomic window contains:
- the gltX gene encoding glutamyl-tRNA synthetase, producing MKIKTRFSPSPTGVFHIGGARTALYSWLFARRFGGSFVLRIEDTDSDRLKADAISDIINNLSRLGLAWDEGPYFQSKRLMIYQNVISSMLKNGTAYKCYCSIERLEKLRKNQIKKKRKPKYDKKCRKLPLFYKKSNIPYVVRFKNPETGSVEFIDLIRGKIKFLNSELDDLVIQRSNGIPTYNFCVVVDDYHMEITHVIRGEDHINNTPRQINLLKALKKDIPQYAHTPMILDINGKKLSKRNKNTQGITKYFQEGYIPEALLNYIVRLGWSCKDKEIFTLDDMKNLFTFKSVSRSPSILNSNKLLWLNRYYLSHLPNRTVTNYFLLFIKKKNISFFSDINLNNIIKDFIARHSTFQNFLESYTYFYKEFDIYQIVNIETFYNLENIKILTLLNQKFSIVLDWTIKELSNIVKYISIDLQVEYKKIAMLLRISITGINHTPGIILVAFHLGKNRVLLRLSNILKYFNQCKKFI